From Heterodontus francisci isolate sHetFra1 chromosome 9, sHetFra1.hap1, whole genome shotgun sequence, the proteins below share one genomic window:
- the LOC137373327 gene encoding CGG triplet repeat-binding protein 1-like, producing the protein MSKSKMVTTITSAHRVKEFGSQILHANGGILFCTSCNVLLVHIWQATIQCHLASESHHSKKRASGTTLLENKHTVNKQRFHLFLRSQQSSENHQLITTELVDAFARANIQLEKLDHQSWVFIQHNVQNGGCLLSASKLRQRYQ; encoded by the coding sequence atgagcaaatcaaaaatggtcACAACCATTACctcagcacatcgagtgaaagaatttggaagccaaattctgcatgccaatggtggaatactgttttgtacaagctgcaatgttttgttggTTCATATATGGCAGGCAACGATTCAGTGCCACTTAGCATCTGAAAGCCATCACAGCAAAAAGAGAGCATCTGGCACcacactgctggaaaacaaacacacagtaaacaagcaacgatttcatctctttttaagaagtcaacagagctcagaaaatcatcaatTGATTACaacggaacttgtggatgcttttgcaagagcCAACATacaattggaaaaacttgatcaccaaagctgggtattcattcaacataatgtgcaaaatggtggttgcttgctaaGTGCGAGCAAACTACGGCAGCGCTACCAGTGA